The Stappia sp. genome window below encodes:
- a CDS encoding HlyD family type I secretion periplasmic adaptor subunit, with protein MPLELEDGEPPRVIARTLYILCALVIGLLLWASIGQIREVAPTRGEIVPAGEVRSVQHLEGGIVEAILVREGDRVEAGAPLVRLTASDASSELARIRVRLDWLALEDARLDAEARGEARLPEALRGSVDQIDLSDRQRESFIANLRARKKEQEALAARVAQRRAEVASLAEREGVLLQQVETEREKFQIQTELLKEGYTSRRRYLDAKTQMHSAENDLAGVKGQLAQARAGLSEAEAALAKARADVLQQVAEQKSKIAEERAELREQIVAFEDRADRLVVRAPTGGFVKHLEQTGAGAVVRPGDLVAEIVPQEEDLVAEVKVEPKDIGHIRAGDAADVVLTSYDQSRYGTVAGTVRTISASSFKDENGEAYFKAIIALAAREVGEGANRRPVLPGMVVQANVVTGSKSLMRYILKPIFRSLDTAFGER; from the coding sequence TTGCCCCTCGAACTGGAGGACGGCGAGCCGCCGCGCGTGATCGCCCGCACGCTCTACATTCTCTGCGCGCTGGTGATCGGCCTGCTTCTGTGGGCCAGTATCGGCCAGATCCGCGAGGTGGCGCCGACGCGCGGCGAGATCGTGCCGGCCGGCGAGGTGCGCAGCGTGCAGCATCTGGAAGGCGGCATCGTCGAGGCGATCCTGGTGCGCGAGGGTGACCGGGTGGAGGCCGGTGCGCCGCTGGTGCGTCTCACGGCGAGCGACGCCAGCAGCGAGCTGGCCCGCATCCGCGTGCGGCTCGACTGGTTGGCGCTGGAAGATGCCCGGCTCGATGCCGAGGCGCGGGGCGAGGCGCGGCTGCCGGAGGCGCTGCGCGGGTCCGTCGATCAGATCGACCTCAGCGACCGCCAGCGCGAATCCTTCATTGCCAACCTGCGCGCCCGCAAGAAGGAGCAGGAGGCGCTGGCCGCCCGCGTCGCACAGCGCCGGGCCGAGGTGGCGAGCCTCGCCGAGCGCGAGGGCGTGCTGCTGCAGCAGGTCGAGACCGAACGCGAGAAGTTCCAGATCCAGACCGAATTGCTCAAGGAAGGTTACACCTCCCGCCGCCGCTATCTGGACGCCAAGACGCAGATGCATTCGGCGGAAAACGATCTGGCGGGCGTGAAGGGCCAGCTCGCCCAGGCCCGGGCCGGTCTCTCGGAGGCCGAGGCCGCGCTCGCCAAGGCGCGCGCCGACGTGCTGCAGCAGGTCGCCGAACAGAAGAGCAAGATCGCCGAGGAACGCGCGGAGCTGCGCGAGCAGATCGTCGCCTTCGAGGATCGCGCCGACCGTCTGGTGGTGCGCGCACCGACCGGCGGTTTCGTCAAGCATCTGGAGCAGACCGGGGCCGGCGCCGTGGTGCGGCCGGGCGATCTCGTCGCCGAGATCGTGCCGCAGGAGGAAGACCTGGTGGCCGAGGTGAAGGTCGAGCCCAAGGACATCGGCCACATTCGCGCCGGCGATGCCGCCGACGTGGTGCTGACCAGCTACGATCAAAGCCGCTACGGCACCGTCGCGGGGACGGTGCGCACGATTTCGGCCTCCAGCTTCAAGGACGAGAACGGCGAGGCCTATTTCAAGGCGATCATCGCGCTCGCCGCGCGCGAGGTCGGCGAGGGCGCCAATCGCCGCCCCGTGCTGCCGGGCATGGTGGTGCAGGCGAATGTCGTGACCGGCTCGAAATCGCTGATGCGCTACATTCTCAAGCCGATCTTCCGCTCGCTCGACACTGCCTTCGGCGAACGCTGA
- a CDS encoding peptidase domain-containing ABC transporter, whose product MTSDRAPSDPETPERDATNPVHRLRDRLARGIARAPDTDAPAASLQRCLEVLLRARDWQGGERLLFEAMPHFDTIATLHDLRAVLARLDFRTKKLRGGARAVRDAHFPCLYASRGEVFALLGCAPDGGLLAVDGRTGAELTLDPRSCPGAVFVFDDADLKEEAADARKRGWLGFAVGRFQRLILSIFGLGFLLNTLALAVPLFVMTVYDKAIGSKSVSVLVTLSVGIVFVLVADYAFKRVRARLQAYLGARLDTTVGNEAFVQILHLPLSLTGSAPIGAQLARLRQFEGIREIFTGPLANAAVDLPFSLLFIGAIAVFGGPLVWLPVVLIALYAVMAVFAIPRMRRAIAASGQAKSKLQNLSIETLTHQGTIRDLSAEDVWIERYRRLSADYAEKNLRTRMIQQTVQVLSQMLMSICGIGILGLGAVQVLDGAMSQGALIAVMALAWRVLNPLNQAFLSLSRIGQAQQTFDQVNALMRLPKERTPGETPSIGREFRGDISLNQLVFRYPNKTEPVLRGVDLHVKQGEFIAIAGPSGSGKSTVLKMVLGLYAPQGGAVLVDGLDIRQLDVGEWRQSIGYAPQTAEFFYGTLAQNIRLANPQASDADLRRAAEAVDLLSDTGLLPDGFETRLTSQVLRQLPDSLKRRIVLARAFVKRDIIYLLDDPGANLDFESDKLLMQHLSELKGRATILLVTHRPSHMRLADRVIYLREGRIAAQGTPEQIVPRILSAA is encoded by the coding sequence ATGACATCCGACCGCGCCCCTTCCGACCCCGAAACGCCGGAGCGCGACGCGACCAATCCGGTGCATCGCCTGCGCGACCGGCTCGCCCGGGGGATTGCGCGCGCACCGGACACGGACGCGCCGGCGGCCTCCCTTCAGCGCTGCCTGGAGGTCCTGCTGCGCGCGCGCGACTGGCAGGGCGGCGAGCGGCTCCTGTTCGAGGCGATGCCGCATTTCGACACGATCGCCACGCTGCACGATCTGCGGGCCGTGCTCGCCCGGCTCGATTTCCGCACCAAAAAGCTGCGCGGCGGGGCCCGGGCCGTGCGCGATGCGCATTTTCCCTGCCTCTACGCCTCGCGCGGCGAGGTCTTTGCGCTGCTCGGCTGCGCGCCCGACGGAGGTCTGCTTGCCGTCGATGGTCGCACGGGCGCGGAGCTCACCCTCGATCCCCGCTCCTGTCCGGGCGCGGTCTTCGTCTTCGACGACGCCGATCTGAAGGAAGAAGCAGCGGACGCACGCAAGCGCGGCTGGCTCGGCTTCGCCGTCGGGCGGTTCCAGCGCCTCATCCTGTCGATCTTCGGCCTCGGCTTCCTGCTCAACACGCTGGCGCTCGCCGTGCCGCTTTTCGTCATGACGGTCTACGACAAGGCCATCGGGTCGAAATCCGTGAGCGTTCTGGTGACGCTTTCGGTCGGCATCGTCTTCGTGCTCGTCGCGGATTATGCCTTCAAGCGGGTGCGCGCCCGCTTGCAGGCCTATCTGGGGGCGCGGCTCGACACCACGGTGGGCAACGAGGCCTTCGTGCAGATCCTGCATCTGCCGCTGTCGCTGACCGGATCGGCGCCCATCGGCGCGCAGCTTGCGCGGCTGCGCCAGTTCGAGGGGATCCGCGAGATCTTCACCGGGCCGCTGGCCAATGCGGCGGTCGATCTGCCGTTCTCGCTGCTGTTCATCGGCGCCATCGCGGTGTTCGGCGGCCCGCTCGTGTGGCTGCCGGTGGTTCTGATCGCGCTTTACGCCGTGATGGCGGTCTTCGCGATCCCGCGCATGCGGCGGGCGATCGCGGCCTCGGGTCAGGCGAAGTCCAAGCTGCAGAACCTCTCCATCGAGACCCTGACCCACCAGGGTACGATCCGGGATCTCTCGGCGGAGGACGTGTGGATCGAGCGCTACCGCCGACTGTCGGCCGATTACGCGGAGAAGAACCTGCGCACCCGCATGATCCAGCAGACCGTTCAGGTGCTGTCGCAAATGCTGATGTCGATCTGCGGCATCGGCATTCTGGGTCTGGGGGCGGTGCAGGTGCTCGACGGCGCCATGAGCCAGGGCGCGCTGATTGCCGTGATGGCGCTGGCCTGGCGGGTCCTCAATCCGCTCAATCAGGCCTTCCTGTCGCTCAGCCGCATCGGACAGGCGCAGCAGACCTTCGATCAGGTCAACGCCCTGATGCGCCTGCCCAAGGAGCGCACGCCGGGCGAAACCCCGTCCATCGGCCGCGAGTTCCGCGGCGACATTTCGCTCAATCAGCTCGTCTTCCGCTATCCGAACAAGACGGAGCCGGTCTTGCGCGGCGTCGACCTGCACGTGAAACAGGGGGAATTCATCGCCATCGCCGGCCCCAGCGGGTCGGGCAAGTCGACCGTGCTCAAGATGGTGCTCGGGCTCTATGCGCCGCAGGGCGGGGCGGTGCTGGTCGACGGCCTCGACATTCGCCAGCTCGATGTCGGCGAGTGGCGCCAGTCGATCGGCTATGCACCGCAGACGGCGGAATTCTTCTACGGAACGCTTGCCCAGAACATCCGCCTCGCCAACCCACAGGCGAGCGACGCGGATCTGCGGCGCGCGGCCGAGGCGGTCGATCTGCTGTCGGACACCGGGTTGCTGCCCGACGGTTTCGAGACCCGGCTGACCAGCCAGGTGCTGCGCCAGTTGCCGGATTCGCTCAAGCGGCGGATCGTGCTCGCCCGCGCCTTCGTCAAGCGCGACATCATCTACCTGCTGGACGATCCCGGCGCCAATCTCGATTTCGAGAGCGACAAGCTCCTGATGCAGCACCTGTCCGAGCTCAAGGGCCGGGCGACCATCCTTCTGGTCACCCATCGACCCAGCCACATGCGGCTCGCCGACCGGGTGATCTATCTGCGCGAGGGGCGGATCGCGGCCCAGGGCACGCCGGAGCAGATCGTGCCGCGCATTCTCAGCGCCGCGTGA
- a CDS encoding ABC transporter transmembrane domain-containing protein, whose translation MDVPRADGTRVSTPPLTAPVVSASILINILSLALPLTVLQVYDRILPNAATHTLTLMVVGLVVVMILDTGLKIARARLMGWMAASFGHRVGLEAFRRLVGAPPHLLEKTALSLNMQRLSSLSALSDFYGGQTRLLAIDLPATAVFLVLMAVIGGWVAAVPLVLIAIFAFLNVRRNQAVTESIEARSQSDSRKYDFVIEVLSHIHTVKALALEPQMLRRYERLQRQVGECSYDAIHLANGSQNAISLYSSIATVSVVFAGAWLAIGGSLSVGAVAACTLLTGQIVQPVLRGISALSEIQRTRHEAAEGMAIFDLPAPVAGSEAVESFGGGIHVSGLSFNSARKTGARFTNASFSIEGGSITGFRGADGSGRSTLMRILAGHFRPEDGMVRLGGHDLYGEAHAALRAQVSYVGPAAPLFRGTILENLTMFGCGATPAQARAAAALIGLEPDIHLLPNGYDTDLGQGVIEALPTAIKQRIGIARALARQPRILILDEANSALDQRSEGQLIDALNKLKGGMTILIVSYRPSLLRISDQLFEVANETVTPVDVEPPAEAAPARDAPATASAAEAVRSPQAGAPALPDRPFSISGKLTA comes from the coding sequence GTGGATGTTCCGCGCGCCGACGGAACGCGCGTGTCGACCCCGCCGCTCACCGCGCCGGTTGTCTCCGCGTCGATCCTCATCAACATCCTGTCACTCGCCCTGCCGCTCACCGTCTTGCAGGTCTACGACCGAATTCTGCCCAATGCCGCGACGCACACGCTGACGCTGATGGTCGTCGGCCTGGTGGTGGTGATGATCCTGGACACGGGCCTCAAGATCGCGCGGGCGCGGCTGATGGGCTGGATGGCGGCCTCCTTCGGCCATCGCGTCGGGCTGGAGGCCTTTCGCCGTCTGGTCGGCGCGCCGCCGCACCTGCTGGAAAAGACCGCGCTTTCGCTCAACATGCAGCGGCTGAGCTCGCTGTCGGCCCTTTCGGATTTCTACGGCGGACAGACCCGGCTGCTGGCGATCGACCTGCCGGCCACGGCCGTGTTTCTCGTGCTGATGGCGGTCATCGGCGGCTGGGTCGCGGCCGTTCCGCTCGTCCTCATCGCGATCTTCGCCTTTCTGAATGTCCGGCGGAACCAGGCGGTGACGGAGTCCATCGAGGCGCGCAGCCAGAGCGATTCGCGCAAATACGATTTCGTCATCGAGGTGCTGTCGCATATCCACACGGTCAAGGCGCTGGCGCTCGAGCCGCAGATGCTGCGGCGCTACGAGCGTCTTCAGCGTCAGGTCGGCGAATGCAGCTACGATGCGATCCATCTGGCTAACGGATCGCAGAACGCAATCAGCCTGTATTCGTCGATCGCCACGGTCTCGGTGGTGTTCGCCGGCGCGTGGCTCGCGATCGGCGGCAGCCTGAGCGTCGGCGCGGTCGCCGCCTGCACGCTGCTCACCGGTCAGATCGTCCAGCCGGTCCTGCGCGGCATTTCGGCGCTGAGCGAAATCCAGCGCACCCGCCACGAGGCCGCCGAAGGCATGGCGATCTTCGACCTGCCCGCGCCGGTCGCCGGCAGCGAGGCGGTCGAAAGCTTCGGCGGCGGCATTCATGTCTCGGGCCTGTCGTTCAACTCCGCCCGCAAGACCGGCGCGCGCTTCACGAATGCCTCCTTCTCCATCGAGGGCGGGAGCATCACCGGCTTTCGCGGGGCGGACGGCAGCGGGCGGTCGACCCTGATGCGGATTCTCGCCGGCCACTTCCGCCCGGAAGACGGCATGGTGCGGCTCGGCGGACACGATCTCTACGGCGAGGCGCATGCGGCCTTGCGCGCGCAGGTGTCCTATGTCGGGCCGGCGGCACCGCTGTTTCGCGGCACGATCCTGGAAAACCTGACGATGTTCGGCTGCGGCGCGACGCCCGCCCAGGCACGTGCGGCCGCCGCGCTGATCGGTCTCGAGCCGGATATCCATCTGCTGCCGAACGGCTACGACACGGATCTCGGCCAGGGCGTGATCGAGGCCTTGCCGACGGCGATCAAGCAGCGCATCGGCATCGCCCGGGCGCTGGCGCGCCAGCCGAGGATCCTGATCCTCGACGAGGCCAATTCCGCGCTCGACCAGCGCAGCGAGGGACAACTCATCGACGCGCTGAACAAGCTCAAGGGCGGGATGACGATCCTGATCGTCAGCTATCGTCCGTCGCTGCTCAGGATTTCCGATCAGCTGTTCGAGGTGGCGAACGAAACGGTGACCCCGGTGGATGTCGAGCCGCCGGCCGAAGCTGCGCCTGCGCGGGACGCGCCCGCGACGGCGTCTGCGGCAGAAGCCGTGCGGTCCCCGCAGGCCGGTGCGCCGGCCCTGCCCGACCGTCCGTTTTCCATCAGCGGCAAGCTGACAGCGTGA